The following proteins are co-located in the Solanum pennellii chromosome 1, SPENNV200 genome:
- the LOC107008530 gene encoding 4-hydroxy-tetrahydrodipicolinate reductase 1, chloroplastic-like: MWAIIKVPLYINGGGMRYSSSSKNGCNSFVRGRKYSVKMCSAPAQNVEVLVKSKIEPLPIMVNGCTGKMGRAVLEASIAAGLQPVPICFGGPQDEGKTVEAGGKEIIVHGPSDRENLLSSVFEEHPNLIVVDYTLPAAVNDNAELYCKVGVPFVMGTTGGDREKLYKTVVDSKVYAVISPQMGKQVVAFLAAMEIMAEQFPGAFSGYSLQVMESHQASKLDTSGTAKAVISCFEKLGVSFDLDKVQLIRDPVQQVEMVGVPEEYLLGHAFHMYHLTSPDGTVSFEFQHNVCGRSIYAEGTVDAILFLAKKVKLKEEKRIYDMIDVLREGNMR, from the exons ATGTGGGCTATCATCAAAGTTCCACTTTACATTAATGGAGGAGGAATGCGTTACAGTTCAAGCAGCAAAAATGGCTGCAATAGTTTTGTTCGAGGTCGAAAATATTCGGTGAAGATGTGTTCTGCTCCAGCACAAAATGTTGAGGTTTTAGTTAAATCAAAAATCGAGCCACTCCCTATAATG GTGAATGGTTGTACTGGCAAAATGGGGAGGGCAGTTCTTGAAGCATCAATCGCTGCGGGACTTCAACCTGTGCCTATATGTTTTGGTGGTCCACAAGATGAAGGAAAAACTGTGGAGGCGGGTGGAAAAGAGATAATTGTGCATGGTCCTTCGGATAGAGAAAACCTCTTGTCCTCTGTCTTTGAGGAACACCCTAATCTAATTGTAGTGGACTACACATTGCCTGCTGCAGTGAATG ATAATGCTGAATTATACTGTAAAGTTGGAGTGCCTTTTGTAATGGGAACAACTGGTGGAGATAGGGAGAAGCTGTACAAAACAGTGGTAGACTCAAAAGTTTATGCTGTGATCTCCCCACAAATGGGAAAGCAG GTGGTAGCTTTTCTCGCAGCCATGGAAATCATGGCAGAACAATTCCCTGGAGCTTTCTCTGGGTACAGTTTACAG GTGATGGAGTCTCATCAAGCAAGTAAACTGGACACTTCTGGAACTGCGAAGGCTGTTATCTCTTGCTTTGAGAAACTAGGTGTTTCTTTTGATTTGGATAAG GTACAACTAATACGAGACCCCGTGCAACAAGTTGAGATGGTTGGTGTACCAGAAGAGTACTTGTTAGGCCATGCTTTCCATATGTACCATTTGACCTCACCAGACGGAAC TGTTTCTTTTGAATTTCAGCACAATGTTTGTGGTAGATCAATCTATGCAGAGGGAACAGTTGATGCTATACTTTTCC